The genomic segment AGAACAGCGAGCGACGCGGAGGCATCGTGCACGAAGAGGACTGCGCAGCACCGTCCGTCATGACTACTCTCAGGAGATCACCTTGCTGGCGCGAAACAGGATCGACGACACATCCAGCTCGATACCCAGAAGCCTGGCTGTCTTCAGATTGACTGCAAGTTCAAACTTGTCGGGACGCATGACCGGAAGATCTGACGGATCTTCACCGCGCAGGATGCGATCGGCATAAGTGGCAAGCCGAAAATAGGTCGTGCGCTGGTTTGCACCGTAACTCAAGAGGCCTCCAGCGTCACAATATTCAGACCAGCCAAACATCGAAGGCAGCCGGTGCGCGATTGCAAGCTCCGCAATCTTCGCACGATGCACCAGCGTCACAGCGTCGGGAAACACGAGGAGAGCATCCGCGTCCACCTTGCCGGCAGCCATCAACCCATTCTCGATTTCGCGAGCGCCAGAGAACGGAACGTAGGCTGCCTCAATGCCAAGATTTCGGCACGACTCCAAAGTCGCACGCCATTCCAGTGGCTCTCCCGGATGATCCGTGTTCGAGAACACCGCCAGTTTTCGCAGCCTTGGATAAATGTCCTTGAGCAGCTCAACGCGCTTTCCTGCCAGCTCGAGCGACAGGAATGTGCTGCCGGTGAAATTGGTGCCGGGGTGAGCAAGGCTCTTCACCACACCCAAAGCGACGGGGTCACCGCTCAATGCAAACAGCACGGGGACTTCGGTCACCGCAGTCATGACGCGTGTCGCCGGACCGCTCGAGACCACAAGGTCGACATCCCCTCGCTGCAACTCGGAGACGATCTTGCGCAGTGCCTGCGGGTTTTCAGGGGCATAATGCGTCTCGATTGTTACGGTCCTGCCCTCGACGTATCCCAGCGCGCGCATTCCCTCGCGAAAGCCGTCCAGGAAGGGATCCGGTCCGGACTGAGTCGAGACCCAGAAGATACGATGCAGCTTGGCTCCGCCCTGCGCCCGTGCGATCGCAGGCCAGGCCAGCCCCCCGCCAATCAACAAGATGAACTCTCGTCTTTTCATGCGAGCACCTGTCGAAGCTGCGCCGTCAATTCGGGCCGCAGACCAAGATCCTAGCTGTGCATCTGATGACTGCGCTCGGTACTGCGCTCCGCAAGCGGACTGTCGCGACACCGGCTCCTACATTTGTCGCCGAGAGCATGCTCAGAGACTGGTCTGGCGAGACGATTTGTCCTTGAGGTGCGCTTGATTTTTGCTTGAGACCGACCCGATGACGATCAAAACGGCCTTACGCGGTGCATAGCGCGGTGTCGAAATACCTCCGGCGCGCGGATCCGGGCGAGCTACGGCGTCTCAGAGGACAATTGGAACTCACTCCTGAGGCAGTGCCCTTGGCCTCATATAGGGTGTGACTGCAGCGCGCCCTCGGCAGTTCACGCGCTAGCTCGCCGCCATCCCGCCGCCGTTCAGTGCCTTGCGGATCATCTCCGCGAGTTGGTTTCTCCGGTAGGGCTTGGTCAGCAGCAGCACGCCGTCATCCAGCTTGCCGTGATGGACGATGGCGTTGTCGGTGTAGCCGGAGGTGTAGAGCACCTTCACGCCCGGCCGACGCCTCGCCACCTCCTCGGCGAGCTCGCGGCCGCTCATGCCGCCGGGGATGACGACGTCGGTGAACAGCAGGTCGAAGCTCTGGCCGGCCTCGATCAAGTCGAGCGCAGCCTTGCCGTCGGACGCGGCCACCGTCTTGTAGCCGAGGCTCTGCAGCTGCGCGGTGACGAAGTTGCGCACCAGCGGATCGTCCTCGACCACGAAAATGGTCTCGGCGCCGCCTTCGGCCTGCGGCGTGACGCCAGCTGCGACGTCCGCGCCGCCTTCGCCCGGCGGCAGATAGAGCTTGATCGTGGTGCCGTGGCCTTCCTCGCTGTAGATCTTGATGTGGCCGCCCGACTGCTTGACGAAGCCGTAGACCATGGAGAGGCCGAGGCCGGATCCCTTGCCGACCTCCTTGGTGGTGAAGAAGGGCTCGAACGCCTTCTGCTGGATCTCCACGGACATGCCGGTGCCGGTGTCGCTGACCGCGAGCATGACATAGGGTCCGGGTATCACG from the Bradyrhizobium sp. WBAH42 genome contains:
- a CDS encoding ABC transporter substrate-binding protein, producing MKRREFILLIGGGLAWPAIARAQGGAKLHRIFWVSTQSGPDPFLDGFREGMRALGYVEGRTVTIETHYAPENPQALRKIVSELQRGDVDLVVSSGPATRVMTAVTEVPVLFALSGDPVALGVVKSLAHPGTNFTGSTFLSLELAGKRVELLKDIYPRLRKLAVFSNTDHPGEPLEWRATLESCRNLGIEAAYVPFSGAREIENGLMAAGKVDADALLVFPDAVTLVHRAKIAELAIAHRLPSMFGWSEYCDAGGLLSYGANQRTTYFRLATYADRILRGEDPSDLPVMRPDKFELAVNLKTARLLGIELDVSSILFRASKVIS